In the Candidatus Electrothrix sp. GW3-4 genome, one interval contains:
- a CDS encoding AAA family ATPase, with product MITEIYIDNFRSLTNFRIKPGEFQLWLGENGSGKTSVLDALRSVQRLMRGEHVNDIFNRNSLTTWNTRREQSIAFSLKVNNEVYKYSLTIEYADHEEKQRIKREQLIWNGSPFFLFEGQEAHLYRINWKTEKPEEGAVFPANWERSVIPTVAQRDDNKPLIMFREELEKILLIHPVPLLVQDAAVAESRNLSKHTENFSQWYRHLLQEEPAVSYKAKELLEDVLPGFEQLSLREAGESRKLTATFRIEGKDYEFSFSNISDGQRQLIVLYTILEALRAGIFSTVLIDEPDNFISIREIQPWLENLNDICDEHDKQALITSHHPEIINKMARGTELWFSRQEGAHVVVDQFPQVADLPPAEVMARGWENE from the coding sequence ATGATAACAGAAATCTATATTGACAACTTTCGTTCTTTGACAAATTTTCGAATCAAACCAGGGGAATTTCAACTCTGGCTTGGAGAGAATGGGTCGGGCAAAACTTCTGTGCTGGATGCATTACGCAGCGTTCAACGATTGATGCGAGGCGAGCATGTGAACGATATCTTCAACAGAAACAGCCTGACAACCTGGAATACAAGGCGTGAGCAGAGCATAGCATTTTCTCTGAAAGTAAACAATGAGGTATATAAGTACAGCTTGACGATTGAATATGCCGATCATGAAGAGAAGCAGCGTATTAAACGAGAACAACTCATCTGGAACGGTTCTCCCTTTTTCTTGTTCGAGGGGCAGGAGGCACATCTCTATCGTATCAACTGGAAGACAGAAAAACCGGAAGAGGGTGCTGTTTTTCCGGCGAATTGGGAACGATCAGTCATCCCTACAGTTGCTCAACGTGATGATAATAAACCATTAATCATGTTTAGAGAGGAATTGGAGAAGATTCTGCTGATTCATCCTGTTCCCTTACTTGTACAGGACGCAGCTGTTGCTGAGTCGCGTAACCTTTCTAAACATACTGAAAATTTTTCCCAGTGGTATCGCCATCTCCTGCAGGAAGAACCCGCTGTCAGTTATAAGGCAAAAGAACTTTTAGAGGACGTTCTCCCTGGGTTTGAACAGTTGAGCCTTAGAGAGGCGGGTGAATCACGAAAATTAACAGCAACATTCCGCATTGAAGGTAAGGACTATGAGTTCTCCTTCTCAAATATTTCTGACGGGCAGCGACAGTTGATTGTTCTCTACACGATTTTGGAGGCTCTGCGGGCCGGAATTTTTTCGACCGTGCTGATTGATGAGCCGGACAACTTTATTTCTATACGCGAAATTCAGCCTTGGCTTGAAAATCTTAACGATATCTGTGATGAACACGACAAACAGGCTCTCATCACCTCTCATCATCCTGAAATTATCAACAAGATGGCACGGGGAACAGAGCTTTGGTTCTCTCGTCAGGAAGGGGCGCATGTTGTTGTTGATCAGTTTCCTCAAGTAGCCGATCTGCCTCCGGCTGAGGTAATGGCTCGGGGATGGGAAAATGAGTAA
- a CDS encoding shikimate kinase — MARKKGAGEQQGLPERIVLTGFRATGKTAVGQALARLTGFRFLDTDQELYQRMGCSIADAVSQQGWPYFRGQERTLLKELSSWQETIIATGGGAILHQDAWEELRRDAFVVWLRTDLATTLARLALDQKTAEQRPALDKQEGWENPAQEVSAILEEREPLYRAGSDLVLDTEGKTPEELAGEINGRL; from the coding sequence TTGGCGAGAAAGAAGGGCGCAGGGGAGCAGCAAGGACTTCCTGAGCGCATCGTCCTGACCGGGTTTCGGGCCACGGGCAAGACCGCTGTGGGTCAGGCCCTGGCCCGCTTAACCGGTTTTCGCTTTCTTGACACGGATCAGGAGCTCTACCAGCGTATGGGCTGCTCTATTGCAGATGCCGTCAGCCAACAGGGATGGCCATATTTTCGTGGACAGGAGCGAACCCTGCTCAAGGAACTGTCTTCCTGGCAGGAAACCATCATCGCCACCGGCGGTGGAGCTATTCTGCACCAAGATGCGTGGGAAGAGCTGCGCCGAGATGCCTTTGTGGTCTGGCTGCGCACGGATCTCGCCACGACCCTGGCCCGGCTGGCCTTGGATCAGAAGACGGCCGAGCAACGCCCTGCCTTGGACAAGCAGGAAGGTTGGGAAAACCCGGCTCAGGAGGTCTCTGCCATCCTGGAGGAACGGGAGCCGCTCTATCGGGCGGGTTCGGATCTGGTTCTGGATACAGAGGGGAAAACGCCGGAGGAGTTGGCCGGGGAGATTAACGGGCGGCTTTGA
- a CDS encoding DNA recombination protein RmuC: MVADNLFALIGQLHFPSLIIGMGLTALAMLSLLLLVWNRLQRENLLLSLQLEQTGEDARRFEQEAEELRRERESLRQQKEEAERDNIGLEAFLHETRAIAGERQQFLAQSKQQLAEDFYNLSRKVMAEQGRVLQEQHAGGLEHLLSPVRNQLDAFRQKVEDVYERESRDRLSLSKEVEHLRLLNERLSQEAVELTRALQGTNKLQGQWGEMVLERLLEESGLRPGSEFATQVSLRDEQGRLKQPDVIVYLPEKRAVIIDAKMSLNSYVAAGRSDDEQEREQHLGNHINSIQQHVKGLSKKQYHDLPELTTLDFVLLFIPVEGAFQAAVSRKPELLTQALRRRVMIASPSTLLAILRTIHHIWRMDEQNRNSLIIAQEAGKLYDKFVGFTEAFSEVGTRLDQAHQSWQLAEKRLSTGKGNLIDRAEALRQLGVQPSKDLAKER, translated from the coding sequence TTGGTTGCGGATAATCTTTTTGCCCTGATTGGCCAGCTCCATTTCCCTTCCCTGATCATCGGCATGGGCCTGACCGCCCTGGCTATGCTGTCTCTGTTGTTGCTGGTCTGGAACCGACTCCAGCGCGAGAACCTCCTGCTTTCCCTGCAACTGGAGCAGACCGGCGAGGATGCCCGCCGCTTTGAACAGGAGGCGGAAGAACTGCGGCGGGAGCGGGAGAGCCTGCGGCAGCAGAAGGAAGAGGCGGAGCGGGATAATATCGGCCTGGAGGCCTTTCTTCACGAGACCCGGGCCATTGCCGGTGAGCGCCAGCAATTCCTCGCCCAAAGCAAGCAGCAGCTGGCAGAGGATTTTTACAATCTCTCCCGCAAGGTCATGGCCGAGCAGGGGAGGGTCCTGCAGGAGCAGCATGCCGGGGGACTGGAACATCTCCTCTCACCGGTGCGCAATCAGTTGGATGCCTTTCGTCAGAAGGTGGAGGATGTCTACGAGCGGGAATCCCGCGATCGCCTCTCTCTGAGCAAGGAGGTGGAACATCTCAGGCTGTTGAACGAGCGGCTCAGTCAGGAGGCGGTGGAGTTGACCCGGGCCTTGCAGGGGACCAATAAATTGCAGGGGCAATGGGGGGAGATGGTCCTGGAGCGGCTCCTGGAGGAATCGGGTCTCCGACCGGGCAGCGAGTTTGCCACCCAGGTCTCGCTGCGGGATGAGCAGGGGCGTCTCAAACAGCCGGACGTGATCGTTTATCTTCCTGAAAAAAGGGCCGTGATCATTGATGCCAAGATGTCCCTGAACAGCTATGTGGCAGCAGGTCGGAGCGATGATGAACAGGAGCGGGAGCAGCATCTGGGCAATCATATCAATTCCATTCAACAGCATGTCAAGGGCCTGAGCAAAAAGCAGTACCACGATCTCCCGGAGCTCACCACCCTGGATTTTGTCCTCCTCTTTATCCCGGTGGAAGGGGCCTTTCAGGCAGCGGTGAGCAGGAAACCGGAGCTGCTCACCCAGGCCCTTCGGCGGCGGGTGATGATTGCCTCGCCCTCAACCCTGCTGGCCATCCTCCGCACCATCCATCATATCTGGCGGATGGATGAGCAGAACCGCAACAGCCTGATCATTGCCCAGGAGGCAGGCAAGCTCTATGATAAGTTTGTTGGTTTCACCGAGGCCTTTAGCGAGGTCGGAACCCGCCTGGATCAGGCCCACCAGAGCTGGCAATTAGCAGAAAAACGTTTGAGCACAGGCAAAGGTAATCTCATAGACCGGGCTGAGGCCCTGCGACAGCTCGGGGTGCAGCCGAGCAAGGATCTGGCAAAGGAACGATGA
- the rsmB gene encoding 16S rRNA (cytosine(967)-C(5))-methyltransferase RsmB, which translates to MMQKKGMTARGLALETLVQWTGSGKPVQGFINRIIHDSGLKNEERQLAVMLVLAVLREQEYLDLLISSFSKTKLRKMKPLTLAALRIGVVQICRLERIPDSAAVNETVKALKKMRQPGWLCSFVNGTLRNIARSKESLPSPEEAGPGGTPVLNHPVWLTERWQEHFGREQMQAICRVNNTEPALCLQVNQVRTDQETLAEQFSEQGIRTEPGSFALDSLILQEQRGAVTDLPGFTEGLFQVQDQAARLACELLRPFKEQGRYLDGCAGLGGKTCILAALLPQDASLVAVEPDQRRSRLLQENLQRQGLSEKVETVQQGLQGFAADDDRLFDGIFIDAPCSGTGIIRKHPDIRWNRQPEDLVSSQKTQLALLQTAATLIKPGGVLVYATCSLEPEENQQVVEQFLTTNPAFALTDCRDFLPASAASLVDAQGFFAPLPTEEIEGFFAARLVRSAL; encoded by the coding sequence ATGATGCAAAAGAAAGGAATGACCGCCCGTGGCCTGGCCCTGGAGACCCTGGTGCAATGGACAGGCAGCGGCAAGCCGGTGCAAGGCTTTATCAATAGGATTATTCATGACTCGGGCCTGAAGAATGAGGAGCGTCAGCTGGCCGTGATGCTGGTGCTGGCCGTGTTGCGGGAGCAGGAATATCTTGATCTGCTTATCAGCAGCTTTTCCAAGACCAAGTTGCGCAAAATGAAGCCGCTGACCTTGGCTGCCCTGCGGATTGGGGTGGTGCAGATCTGCCGCCTGGAGCGTATCCCGGATTCAGCTGCGGTGAATGAGACGGTCAAGGCCCTGAAAAAGATGCGTCAGCCTGGCTGGCTCTGTAGTTTTGTCAACGGGACCCTGCGTAATATCGCACGAAGCAAGGAGAGCCTGCCAAGCCCGGAAGAGGCAGGCCCAGGAGGGACGCCGGTGCTCAATCATCCGGTCTGGCTGACCGAGCGTTGGCAGGAGCATTTTGGTCGGGAGCAGATGCAGGCGATCTGCCGGGTGAATAATACGGAACCGGCACTCTGTCTTCAGGTCAATCAGGTGCGAACAGATCAAGAGACCCTGGCTGAGCAATTTTCAGAGCAGGGGATACGAACCGAGCCGGGCAGCTTTGCTCTGGACAGTCTGATCCTCCAGGAGCAGCGGGGGGCAGTGACCGACTTACCCGGTTTTACTGAGGGCCTCTTTCAGGTCCAGGATCAGGCAGCGCGCCTGGCCTGTGAGCTTTTGAGACCCTTCAAGGAGCAAGGGCGGTACCTGGACGGCTGTGCAGGTTTAGGTGGCAAGACCTGCATCCTTGCCGCGCTGCTTCCTCAGGATGCCTCGCTTGTTGCGGTGGAGCCGGATCAGCGGCGCTCCCGCCTCTTGCAGGAGAATCTTCAGCGCCAGGGCCTGAGCGAGAAGGTAGAAACCGTGCAGCAGGGGTTGCAGGGCTTTGCTGCTGACGATGATCGCCTTTTTGACGGCATCTTTATTGATGCCCCCTGTTCCGGCACCGGGATCATTCGCAAGCATCCTGACATCCGCTGGAACCGGCAGCCTGAAGACCTTGTCAGCTCTCAGAAAACCCAGCTTGCATTATTGCAAACAGCGGCTACCTTGATTAAACCTGGTGGGGTACTCGTCTATGCCACCTGCTCCCTGGAGCCGGAGGAAAATCAGCAGGTGGTGGAGCAGTTTCTCACTACCAACCCTGCCTTTGCACTGACTGATTGCCGGGATTTTCTGCCTGCCTCAGCTGCTTCCCTGGTGGATGCGCAGGGCTTTTTTGCACCGCTGCCCACAGAGGAGATTGAGGGGTTCTTTGCAGCACGGTTAGTGCGGAGTGCATTATAA
- the pgsA gene encoding CDP-diacylglycerol--glycerol-3-phosphate 3-phosphatidyltransferase codes for MQHLPNLITAFRLLLTALLAILLMFEQKTGIAFFCCLLFVIAAASDWVDGYLARRFKAVTTLGKLMDPLADKLLVATALIMLIPLGRIPAWVALVIVSREMMVTGLRGLASSSGIVVSASGLGKVKSTLQYIGLGTLIFPLGLLPIPYLHHIGLVVVYVALVLTVWSGFDYFYKLRQVFLVEEEGKQ; via the coding sequence ATGCAACACCTACCCAATCTGATAACCGCCTTCCGTCTTCTCCTCACTGCTCTCCTGGCGATCTTGCTCATGTTTGAGCAAAAAACCGGTATAGCCTTTTTCTGTTGCCTGCTCTTCGTTATTGCTGCGGCCTCAGACTGGGTTGATGGCTACCTTGCCCGTCGTTTTAAGGCAGTGACCACCCTGGGGAAACTCATGGATCCCCTGGCAGATAAACTGCTGGTGGCCACGGCCCTCATTATGCTGATACCGTTGGGGCGCATCCCGGCCTGGGTTGCTTTAGTGATTGTCTCCCGAGAGATGATGGTCACTGGGCTGCGCGGTCTTGCCTCATCCTCCGGGATTGTAGTTTCCGCCAGCGGCCTGGGCAAGGTCAAATCCACCTTGCAATATATAGGCCTCGGTACCCTGATCTTCCCCCTCGGCCTTCTTCCTATTCCCTACCTGCATCACATAGGTCTTGTTGTCGTCTATGTCGCTTTGGTGCTGACCGTTTGGTCGGGATTTGACTATTTCTATAAATTACGTCAGGTCTTTCTGGTGGAAGAGGAAGGAAAGCAATAA
- a CDS encoding lytic transglycosylase domain-containing protein, protein MSPCATRYLFAATCLLLLVHQGKVSGEEIYRYIDKYGVAHYTNVPTDRYEPISLSPLSTPQEEGISFRTPKVQSTNRKALKLHSGKRWRYTDNTRFDKHIRHAAQAHKVDPLLIKAIIKTESAFNSKAVSSKGAQGLMQLMPATAKDLKVKDPFNPRDNIYGGTKYIKWLLKRFNGDLRLSLAAYNAGPARVRKKIPRIPETIAYVGKVLRQYKAYKKGSKPRRAKYQPAVAMTTSIRVRDMVTVN, encoded by the coding sequence ATGAGCCCCTGTGCAACCCGTTATTTATTTGCCGCAACCTGTTTGCTGCTCCTTGTCCATCAAGGAAAGGTGTCTGGAGAAGAAATTTACAGATATATAGATAAGTATGGCGTTGCCCATTATACCAATGTCCCCACGGATCGCTACGAACCGATCTCTCTCTCTCCTCTCTCAACACCGCAGGAAGAGGGTATATCGTTTCGAACCCCGAAGGTGCAGAGCACCAATCGAAAAGCGCTGAAACTTCACAGTGGGAAACGTTGGAGATATACTGACAACACCCGGTTTGACAAGCATATCAGACATGCGGCCCAGGCCCATAAGGTCGACCCCCTGCTGATTAAGGCGATTATAAAAACAGAATCCGCCTTTAACAGCAAAGCTGTCTCGTCAAAAGGTGCACAGGGCTTGATGCAACTTATGCCAGCAACGGCAAAAGATCTTAAGGTCAAAGACCCCTTTAATCCTCGGGATAATATCTACGGCGGAACCAAGTACATAAAATGGTTACTGAAACGTTTTAATGGTGATCTACGCCTCAGTCTGGCTGCCTATAATGCCGGACCAGCACGGGTGCGCAAAAAAATCCCACGTATCCCCGAGACCATCGCCTATGTGGGCAAGGTTCTTCGTCAGTACAAGGCCTATAAAAAAGGCAGCAAACCCCGACGAGCGAAGTACCAACCCGCAGTAGCCATGACCACCAGTATTCGTGTTCGAGACATGGTAACGGTTAACTAA
- the fsa gene encoding fructose-6-phosphate aldolase: MKFFIDTANIDKIKKGLELGMVDGVTTNPSLVSKEQRPFTEILADICALVDGPISAEVISLEADGMVSEGRELAAIHKNIVIKVPMTEEGLKAVKRLAAENIKTNVTLIFSSTQALLAAKAGATYVSPFVGRIDDISLDGMELIGDIMTIFANYSLSTEVIVASVRSPQHVAQSALIGADIATIPYKVIAQLAKHPLTDIGMEKFLADWEKRQK; the protein is encoded by the coding sequence ATGAAATTTTTTATAGATACGGCAAATATTGATAAGATCAAAAAAGGGCTTGAGCTGGGCATGGTGGACGGTGTCACCACCAACCCGTCGCTTGTCTCCAAAGAGCAACGCCCCTTTACAGAGATCCTTGCCGATATCTGCGCCTTGGTCGACGGTCCAATCAGCGCTGAAGTAATCAGCCTTGAAGCTGATGGTATGGTGAGCGAAGGACGCGAGCTCGCCGCAATCCATAAAAATATCGTCATCAAGGTGCCAATGACCGAAGAAGGCCTGAAGGCGGTAAAACGGCTGGCAGCAGAAAATATCAAAACCAATGTAACCCTGATTTTCTCCTCCACCCAGGCCCTGCTTGCGGCCAAGGCAGGAGCAACCTATGTCAGCCCCTTTGTTGGACGCATTGACGACATCTCCTTGGACGGAATGGAGTTGATTGGCGATATCATGACCATCTTTGCCAACTATTCCCTCTCCACCGAGGTCATCGTTGCTTCAGTACGTAGCCCACAGCACGTTGCCCAATCTGCTTTAATTGGGGCAGATATTGCCACGATTCCCTATAAGGTCATCGCCCAACTCGCCAAGCATCCGCTGACTGATATCGGTATGGAGAAGTTCTTGGCCGATTGGGAAAAACGACAAAAATAA
- a CDS encoding YHS domain-containing protein, with the protein MSPQRLLLLALLLYIAWRLVRSLIREKITQEAKDQLWKKSKQADETTVQDILVEDPVCHTLLPKHQAIRLRQNGKTYYFCSDSCCDQFTGEPGGKE; encoded by the coding sequence ATGAGTCCGCAACGCTTATTGCTCCTTGCCCTCCTCCTCTATATTGCCTGGCGATTAGTGCGCAGCCTGATCCGTGAGAAGATCACGCAAGAAGCAAAAGATCAGCTCTGGAAAAAATCCAAGCAAGCGGATGAGACAACTGTCCAGGACATCCTGGTCGAAGACCCGGTATGTCATACCCTGCTCCCTAAGCATCAGGCCATTCGTTTGCGTCAGAATGGAAAAACCTATTATTTTTGCAGCGATTCCTGCTGCGACCAATTTACCGGCGAGCCGGGAGGAAAAGAATGA
- a CDS encoding alpha/beta hydrolase yields the protein MNYSFNAHPSSSGEEQQNINVDPTTPRSRRYLHITHCRAKTNFFLSFLLIYFFVTGCTLIQLNKDVDKSLESTVITGRVRADHLENGPIIIAACSTDKEKKIAHYTVLHEAGEYELMVGQGEYYVFAFQDKNSNLIYEQGELAGQHGSPQKVRVPAVGVVFDIDIEIPEHGPPLVFPLGKAISSPPPRKLYSRQAGTLAQLDDERFSPENGSKGFWEPYAFFKEFGGNIYFLEKYDPKKIPVLFIHGAAGTPEGWQYFVEHMDRTRFQPWFFYYPTGARIDSISYLLLWKLSNLQAKYQFKEMYITAHSMGGLVARSFLVNYGQKFPLVKLFIALATPWGGDKMAEYGVEQSPAVIPSWRDMQPEGNFITSLYRKKMPEQVRFYMFYGHQGTRNPFSSNNDGTIALSSLLDSRPQAEAQMNYAFNEDHSSIISSKEVVEQYNTILNEFAEQQSNSPQQSAGYLNVQIAYDYEGEGASPHPRLILRPVGREGAEIVTFLQDEKKIHFLGPFPTGDYVANMVVEAGTPQEKNIPITIKGKATEELGVTFQADGEIRGCVTSSLQEEDKALGMPDYLYRSIDKKVKIESLTLQGKGILRKLQQDIGEDINNYDYLIERADVCHNTCFAFFGLPAGEYTLRLQAKGYKAITRKYAVVPGKIRYFRITELTPE from the coding sequence ATGAATTATTCTTTTAACGCCCATCCCTCCTCCTCAGGAGAGGAACAACAAAACATAAACGTTGATCCGACAACTCCCAGAAGTCGTCGATACTTGCACATAACCCATTGCAGAGCAAAAACAAATTTCTTTCTCTCCTTCCTCCTTATTTACTTTTTTGTAACAGGCTGCACCCTGATCCAACTCAACAAGGACGTGGACAAGAGCCTGGAGTCAACCGTTATTACAGGCCGTGTTCGTGCTGATCATCTCGAAAATGGGCCGATAATTATTGCTGCCTGTTCTACAGACAAAGAAAAAAAGATTGCGCACTATACAGTGCTCCACGAGGCTGGCGAGTATGAGCTCATGGTCGGACAGGGAGAGTACTACGTCTTTGCCTTTCAGGATAAGAACAGCAACCTGATCTACGAGCAAGGTGAGCTGGCAGGACAGCACGGCAGTCCGCAAAAGGTTCGGGTCCCGGCAGTTGGTGTTGTCTTTGATATCGATATCGAGATCCCGGAACACGGGCCCCCTCTTGTCTTTCCCTTGGGCAAAGCAATCTCTTCGCCTCCTCCGCGAAAGCTCTATAGTCGGCAGGCAGGGACCTTAGCACAGTTGGATGACGAACGTTTTTCTCCGGAAAATGGCTCAAAGGGCTTTTGGGAGCCCTATGCATTTTTCAAAGAGTTTGGTGGCAATATATACTTTCTCGAAAAGTATGATCCAAAAAAAATACCGGTCCTTTTTATCCACGGGGCAGCTGGGACCCCAGAGGGCTGGCAGTATTTTGTGGAACATATGGATAGAACCCGCTTCCAACCCTGGTTTTTCTACTACCCCACAGGGGCCCGCATTGACAGCATCTCCTATCTTCTTCTCTGGAAACTCTCCAACCTACAGGCCAAATATCAATTTAAAGAGATGTATATTACGGCCCATAGCATGGGAGGGCTAGTTGCCAGATCCTTTCTGGTGAATTATGGGCAAAAATTTCCCCTGGTAAAACTTTTTATCGCCTTAGCAACCCCTTGGGGTGGAGACAAGATGGCTGAATACGGGGTGGAACAATCTCCGGCAGTCATCCCAAGTTGGCGGGATATGCAGCCAGAGGGCAATTTTATCACCTCGCTGTACAGAAAAAAAATGCCGGAACAGGTCCGCTTTTATATGTTTTATGGACATCAAGGAACCAGAAACCCTTTCAGCTCCAACAACGACGGCACCATCGCCCTCTCCAGTCTTCTGGACTCGAGACCACAAGCTGAGGCCCAAATGAACTATGCCTTTAATGAGGACCATAGCAGTATCATCTCCAGCAAGGAAGTGGTGGAACAGTATAATACCATTCTTAACGAATTCGCCGAGCAACAGAGCAATTCGCCCCAGCAATCTGCTGGATATCTGAATGTTCAGATTGCCTATGATTATGAGGGAGAAGGAGCGAGCCCCCATCCCCGGCTCATACTCCGTCCCGTGGGAAGGGAGGGAGCTGAAATCGTCACCTTTCTCCAGGACGAGAAAAAAATTCATTTTCTCGGACCATTTCCGACTGGGGACTATGTGGCCAACATGGTTGTGGAGGCCGGAACACCGCAGGAAAAGAATATCCCGATTACTATTAAGGGCAAGGCAACAGAGGAGCTGGGTGTTACCTTCCAAGCGGACGGAGAAATTCGCGGTTGCGTGACTTCTTCATTGCAAGAAGAGGATAAAGCCCTTGGAATGCCTGATTATCTCTACCGTTCTATTGATAAAAAAGTCAAAATAGAGTCACTGACGCTCCAGGGAAAGGGGATCCTACGAAAACTTCAGCAAGATATTGGCGAAGATATCAATAACTATGACTATCTTATTGAGCGTGCGGATGTCTGTCATAACACCTGCTTCGCCTTCTTCGGGTTACCAGCTGGAGAGTATACACTCCGTCTTCAGGCAAAAGGGTATAAGGCTATTACAAGAAAATACGCTGTTGTTCCAGGAAAAATAAGGTATTTTCGGATTACAGAACTCACGCCGGAATAA
- a CDS encoding NUDIX domain-containing protein, which yields MNPFIDHTAIAYREDKYGGIILDDAAFKLPPAAFEKKLAQIIADHPNKKLIWMTLPIEKSEYIPCLTQQNFTFYDCSETKLVLVKKVISDPLIPTPTNHTIGVGVFVREGDNMLVVKDRIYKSYKLPGGYIDNEENISQAVAREVAEETGITVQMDSIVSMGYFSPCQFNESNIYLVCKARPLSTTIRIGDIQEIIEARWINIDQYINHEQVHPYNKKIVMAALHNRGITLETCDFFITGESRHELFF from the coding sequence ATGAACCCTTTTATTGATCACACAGCGATTGCATACAGGGAAGACAAATATGGCGGCATAATCCTGGATGATGCCGCCTTCAAGCTCCCTCCTGCAGCATTCGAGAAAAAACTGGCCCAAATCATTGCTGACCATCCAAATAAAAAACTGATCTGGATGACCTTGCCCATCGAAAAATCAGAATATATCCCTTGCCTAACACAGCAGAATTTTACATTTTACGATTGTAGCGAAACAAAGCTCGTCCTCGTTAAAAAGGTCATCTCGGACCCTCTTATTCCCACCCCCACAAATCATACCATCGGCGTGGGCGTCTTTGTCCGCGAGGGCGATAATATGCTTGTGGTAAAAGATAGAATCTACAAATCATATAAACTTCCAGGCGGCTACATAGACAATGAGGAAAATATTTCCCAAGCTGTTGCACGGGAGGTTGCCGAGGAGACCGGAATAACCGTGCAGATGGACTCCATCGTTTCCATGGGGTATTTCTCGCCCTGTCAGTTTAATGAATCTAATATCTATCTGGTCTGCAAGGCCAGGCCCTTATCAACAACAATCAGGATCGGTGATATCCAGGAAATCATCGAAGCCCGCTGGATAAATATTGACCAATACATCAACCATGAGCAAGTCCATCCCTATAATAAAAAAATCGTGATGGCTGCTTTGCATAATAGAGGCATTACATTAGAGACCTGCGACTTTTTTATAACGGGAGAAAGCCGACATGAATTATTCTTTTAA
- a CDS encoding class I SAM-dependent methyltransferase → MFEELEKINQRPEPFQYYTASDLWTDEYTSKQMLSYHLNGDIDVSSRNAEFIKRSVEWIAAQFKIGSNTKIADFGCGPGLYATALAKHGAQVTGIDFSKRSIDYAKEVAVREQLNINYLNQNYLEFEAEEQFDLVVMIMCDFCVLSPTQRKVLLSKFHNMLKPGGSVLLDVNSLSAFEQREESATYELNQLNGFWSPNKYYGFVNTFKYDEEKVILDKYTIIEPERTREVYNWFQHFTPEDLENEFVAAGFSIKGLYSDVAGSPYDQKSSEFAVIARKA, encoded by the coding sequence ATGTTTGAAGAACTAGAGAAAATCAACCAACGCCCTGAACCGTTCCAGTATTACACGGCAAGTGATCTGTGGACAGATGAGTATACGTCAAAGCAGATGCTTTCATACCATCTTAATGGGGACATCGATGTTTCTTCGCGAAACGCGGAGTTCATCAAGCGATCAGTGGAATGGATCGCAGCGCAGTTCAAGATCGGCAGTAACACCAAGATCGCTGATTTCGGCTGTGGTCCGGGACTCTATGCCACAGCTTTGGCGAAGCACGGCGCACAAGTGACCGGTATCGATTTCTCCAAGAGATCCATCGACTATGCAAAAGAGGTTGCAGTCCGCGAACAGTTGAATATCAACTATCTGAATCAGAACTACCTGGAATTTGAGGCGGAAGAGCAGTTCGATCTTGTTGTGATGATTATGTGTGATTTCTGCGTCCTCAGCCCAACCCAACGCAAGGTGCTTCTCAGCAAATTTCATAATATGCTCAAACCGGGAGGCTCGGTCCTGCTTGATGTGAACTCTCTCTCAGCGTTCGAACAACGGGAAGAGAGCGCGACCTATGAGCTGAACCAACTCAACGGATTTTGGTCACCGAACAAGTATTACGGTTTTGTGAATACCTTCAAATACGATGAAGAGAAAGTCATCCTTGATAAGTACACAATCATTGAGCCTGAACGCACCAGAGAGGTCTACAACTGGTTTCAGCATTTTACCCCTGAAGACCTTGAAAACGAGTTTGTTGCGGCTGGCTTCTCCATCAAAGGGCTGTATTCCGACGTTGCAGGCAGCCCTTATGATCAGAAATCCAGCGAATTTGCAGTGATTGCCAGGAAAGCATGA